In Stenotrophomonas sp. 610A2, one DNA window encodes the following:
- a CDS encoding Lrp/AsnC family transcriptional regulator produces MASVNLDRTDLRLLVEIQQHGRATNAELAARVNLSPSACLRRVQRLEAEGVIAGYGARLEPRAIGLGLQAFVRVQLSKHGQAAIDHFVQAVQLWDEVVACHALTGDMDYLLQVYVRDLDHFSEFLLDKLLNAAGVADVNSSFVLRTVKEFRALPLSQLGR; encoded by the coding sequence ATGGCGTCGGTGAATCTTGATCGCACGGATCTGCGGCTTCTGGTCGAAATACAGCAGCATGGCCGCGCCACCAACGCCGAACTCGCGGCGCGGGTGAACCTGTCGCCCTCGGCCTGCCTGCGGCGGGTGCAGCGGCTGGAGGCGGAGGGCGTGATTGCCGGTTACGGCGCACGGCTGGAGCCACGCGCGATCGGGCTGGGCCTGCAGGCCTTCGTGCGCGTGCAGTTGTCCAAGCACGGCCAGGCGGCCATCGATCACTTCGTGCAGGCGGTGCAGCTATGGGACGAAGTGGTGGCCTGCCATGCGCTGACCGGCGACATGGATTATCTGCTGCAGGTCTACGTACGCGACCTGGACCACTTCTCGGAATTCCTGCTCGACAAGCTGCTCAACGCAGCTGGTGTGGCCGACGTCAATTCCAGCTTCGTGCTGCGCACGGTGAAGGAGTTCCGCGCCCTGCCGCTGTCGCAATTGGGGCGGTGA
- a CDS encoding patatin-like phospholipase family protein → MLAPFPTPLFIMRNARLLLSLSLFGLLAACGGENTKPTPPAAVQPTTPVRPVKIGVALGGGAAKGFAHIGVIKMLEANGFEPVVVSGTSAGSVVGALYASGMDAFQMQQKAVALDEASIRDIRLFSGGLVQGQKLQDYVNAQVGNKRAEQLQKPFAAVATQLETGERAVFVRGNVGQAVRASSSIPGVFEPVIIGGKSYVDGGVVSPVPVDAAKQLGAEFVIAVDISSRATGQRPTGLLGAVGQSITIMGQRLGEQELARADVVIRPAVLDIGAADFEQRGRAILEGEKAAMAAMPQIRAGITRLQQARLATARNAEARAAAVQAEAHQRCQDSRSRIEKLRGIEKNCSAPAR, encoded by the coding sequence ATGCTGGCGCCCTTTCCGACACCCCTGTTCATCATGCGCAACGCCCGTCTGCTGCTGTCCCTCTCCTTGTTTGGCCTGCTGGCAGCCTGCGGCGGCGAGAACACCAAGCCCACGCCGCCGGCAGCGGTGCAGCCGACCACGCCGGTAAGGCCGGTCAAGATCGGCGTGGCATTGGGCGGCGGCGCAGCCAAGGGTTTCGCCCATATCGGCGTGATCAAGATGCTGGAAGCCAATGGCTTCGAGCCGGTGGTGGTCTCCGGCACCAGCGCCGGCAGCGTGGTCGGTGCCCTGTATGCCAGCGGCATGGACGCCTTCCAGATGCAGCAGAAGGCAGTGGCGCTGGATGAAGCCAGCATCCGCGATATCCGCCTGTTCTCCGGTGGCCTGGTGCAGGGCCAGAAGCTGCAGGACTACGTCAACGCGCAGGTCGGCAACAAGCGCGCCGAGCAGCTGCAGAAGCCCTTCGCCGCGGTTGCCACGCAGCTGGAAACCGGTGAGCGCGCGGTATTCGTACGCGGCAATGTCGGCCAGGCGGTGCGCGCTTCCAGCTCCATCCCCGGTGTGTTCGAGCCGGTGATCATCGGTGGCAAGAGCTATGTCGACGGCGGCGTGGTCAGCCCGGTGCCGGTGGATGCGGCCAAGCAGCTGGGTGCCGAATTCGTGATCGCGGTGGATATCTCCAGCCGTGCCACCGGCCAGCGCCCGACCGGTCTGCTCGGTGCGGTGGGCCAGTCGATCACCATCATGGGCCAGCGCCTGGGCGAGCAGGAACTGGCACGCGCCGACGTGGTGATCCGCCCGGCGGTGCTGGACATCGGCGCAGCCGATTTCGAGCAGCGTGGCCGCGCCATCCTCGAAGGCGAGAAGGCCGCGATGGCGGCGATGCCGCAGATCCGTGCGGGCATTACCCGCCTGCAGCAGGCGCGTCTAGCCACCGCACGCAACGCCGAGGCACGTGCCGCCGCCGTGCAGGCCGAAGCGCACCAACGTTGCCAGGACAGCCGCAGCCGCATCGAGAAGCTGCGTGGCATCGAGAAGAACTGCAGCGCGCCAGCGCGTTGA